One Streptomyces sp. V4I8 genomic window carries:
- a CDS encoding YceI family protein codes for MPLGLLRRRRSRGTPGVPLPVPAGAGVVGREVVDPVGLPMRGADVTVTALDSHQVVASGRTDPYGLFFAALPPGRYSLMITAEGLTPHREPLDVVAGPPQPAARVQLTSARQLELPAPGTWLFDPPHTAIRFIAKHVGMAHVHGRFERFTGGIRVAPDMTESRSVRIDAASITTGNNTRDNHLRSADFLDVERYPYIDFASTRFAYRGGAKWTLHGSLTMHGVSRSVELDTTYLGSVNGGYGEELRCAALAKAELHREDFTLNWRTMLARGIAVVGPTVQLELDVQAMYRTHDTPTPPD; via the coding sequence ATGCCCCTCGGTCTGCTCAGGAGGCGTCGCTCCCGAGGAACGCCGGGTGTTCCGTTGCCCGTGCCGGCCGGTGCGGGTGTCGTGGGCCGCGAGGTCGTGGATCCGGTGGGGCTGCCGATGCGCGGGGCCGACGTGACGGTGACCGCGCTCGACTCGCACCAGGTCGTGGCATCCGGAAGGACGGACCCGTACGGCCTCTTCTTCGCCGCGCTGCCGCCGGGCCGTTACAGCCTCATGATCACGGCCGAGGGCCTGACACCGCACCGGGAGCCGCTGGACGTCGTCGCCGGTCCGCCCCAGCCCGCCGCGCGGGTCCAGCTGACGTCGGCCCGGCAGCTGGAACTACCGGCGCCGGGCACCTGGTTGTTCGACCCGCCGCACACGGCGATCCGGTTCATCGCCAAGCACGTCGGCATGGCCCATGTCCACGGCCGCTTCGAGCGGTTCACGGGCGGTATCCGGGTGGCGCCCGACATGACCGAGTCGCGGTCCGTGCGCATCGACGCGGCCAGCATCACGACGGGCAACAACACCCGGGACAACCATCTGCGTTCGGCCGACTTCCTGGACGTCGAGCGCTACCCGTACATCGACTTCGCCAGCACGCGTTTCGCCTACCGGGGCGGCGCCAAGTGGACGCTGCACGGCTCGCTCACCATGCACGGCGTGAGCCGCTCGGTGGAGCTGGACACGACCTACCTGGGGTCGGTCAACGGCGGCTACGGCGAGGAGCTGCGGTGCGCGGCGCTGGCCAAGGCCGAGCTGCACCGGGAGGACTTCACCCTGAACTGGCGCACCATGCTGGCGCGCGGGATCGCGGTGGTCGGCCCGACGGTTCAGCTGGAGCTCGACGTACAGGCGATGTACCGGACGCACGACACCCCGACCCCGCCCGACTAG